A window of Corythoichthys intestinalis isolate RoL2023-P3 chromosome 14, ASM3026506v1, whole genome shotgun sequence contains these coding sequences:
- the arl14 gene encoding ADP-ribosylation factor-like protein 14: MGQRGSTQPEARVLILGLDNAGKSTILYKLKHNKFVGTVPTVGFNVEMFDVRRNKKKFALTVWDVGGQAEMRRHWRSYHQDTLCVVFVVDSADRSRMPEAKREVENTLKSVQLRGCPFVILANKQDVDGAMTVSEIRDSFDLRRICADRDWFVQPCSASTGFGLEEALRKISHMVKLPSESAATVKENFKDTMNYIKAKSSRH, from the coding sequence ATGGGGCAGCGGGGCTCCACACAACCCGAGGCCCGGGTTCTCATCCTTGGTCTTGACAACGCCGGCAAGTCGACAATCTTGTACAAACTGAAACACAACAAGTTCGTCGGCACGGTTCCCACCGTCGGCTTCAATGTGGAAATGTTCGACGTAAGGAGGAACAAGAAAAAATTCGCTCTTACGGTGTGGGACGTGGGCGGCCAGGCGGAAATGCGACGGCACTGGCGTAGCTACCACCAGGACACGCTGTGCGTCGTCTTCGTAGTGGACAGCGCGGACCGCAGCCGGATGCCAGAGGCGAAGCGCGAGGTGGAGAACACCCTGAAGAGCGTGCAGCTTCGCGGGTGTCCTTTCGTCATTCTTGCCAACAAGCAGGACGTGGACGGCGCCATGACCGTGAGTGAAATCAGAGACAGCTTCGACCTGAGGAGGATTTGCGCAGACAGGGACTGGTTCGTCCAGCCCTGCTCCGCATCCACTGGCTTCGGCCTGGAAGAGGCTCTCAGGAAAATCAGCCACATGGTCAAACTCCCGTCGGAATCCGCTGCCACGGTCAAGGAGAACTTTAAGGACACAATGAATTACATAAAAGCCAAGTCTTCTAGGCATTGA